The genomic region TTCTCGGGCGCACGTTCCGAATCGGCTTCCTCGTCCGGCACCGAATCGACCTTCTGTGACACGCCCGAGACTGCGGCCGCCACCACATAAGCACTGCCGGTTTCGCCGACAATCGGCAGGCGTTTGAACCCCCCTGTGCAATTCTTGCCTATGCCAACCACGGTGCGAGACGTGCTCGCGAAGTCGGGGGAGGAGCCCATCACGATGCTCACCGCCTACGACGCGGTGACCGCCGAGATCGTCGACGAACGGGGAATCGACATGATCCTCGTCGGCGACAGCCTCGGCAACACGGTCCTCGGCCACGAATCGACCCTTCCGGTCACGGTCGACCAGATGGCGAGCCACACGGCCGCGGTCGCCCGCGCCACCGAGAACGCCCTCGTCGTCGCGGACATGCCGTTCCTCTCCTACGGCCACGACGACAAGGAGAGCATCGAGAACGCCGGGCGCATGCTCAAGGAGGCGGGCGCACACGCGGTCAAGATAGAATCCGGCCCTCACACGGTCGAACTCACCGAGAAGATGGTCCAGCTCGGCATCCCCGTCCAGGCCCACCTCGGCCTGACGCCGCAGCGCGTCAACCAGACCGGCTACGCCCGGCAGGGTACCTCGAACGAGGAGGCCGAGCGCATCCTCGACCTCGCGCGCCAGCACGAGGAAGCCGGTGCGTTCTCGCTCGTGCTCGAACACGTGCCCTCGAACGTGGCCGCGCAGGTGACCGAAGCCATCGACATCCCGACCATCGGCATCGGTGCCGGGGGCGACTGTGACGGCCAGGTGCTCGTCGTGGACGACGCGGTCGGCCTCTCGGACTGGACGCCGTCGTTCGTCAAGGAGTTCGCCAACCTCCGCGAGGAGATGGCTGGTGCAATCGACCAGTACCGCGAGGCCGTCGAATCCGGCGAGTTCCCCGGCGAGGAACACAGTCACGTCGAAGAGGACCTGGACGAACTGTACTGAGTGCTGCCAGCTTCGGCCAGTCCTCGAACGAGAGTCTATTAGAACCTATTCTTCCACCCTGTCGCAGAACGTCGAGACCGCCGCATTGAACGCCTCCGGCTGCTCCAGCATCGCGAGGTGTGCTGCTTGTTCGACGACCGTCAGCTCGCAGTCGTCGATGTGCTCGGCGAGGAACTCGTGGTAGTGCGGCGGCGTCAGGTAGTCGTGTTCGCCGACGAGACAGAGCGCGGGACCGTCGATGGCGTCGACCTCGTCGCGAACGTCGAACTCGTGGCAGGTCAGGAAGTCGCGTTCGGTCACTGCACGGCCACAGGCCCGCATCCCCTGGATGGAGAGCTCTTCGAGCCGCGGGTCCGGGTCGTGGAACAGCCGGTCCTCGTCGTGCAGGAACTCGACGGCGCGGTCGAAGTCGTCCGCCAGCCACTCCCGCAGGTCGTCGAGGACGGCGAGCTTCGCGCCGGTGCCCGCGAGCACCACGCCGTCGAAGTCGTGGTCGCGCTCCAGCAGGACGTGCAGGACGATGGCACCGCCGAGGGAGTTCCCGACGACGACACTCGCGTCGGTCGCCTCGGCGACGGCCAGCACGTCGTCGGCGTAGGCCGAGAGCGTCTCGTACCCGGGGTCGGCGTCGATGTCCTCGCTCTCGCCGTGGCCGCTCAGGTCGAGCGTGACCACCGGTCGTTCGTCGCCGAGGCGTGACTGGGACTTCCAGAGGTGATGTGTCCCGCCGCTGCCGTGGACGAACATGACCGGAGCCCCATCGCCACCGCGGTCGGATACCTCGTACGCCGTCGTCCGTCCGTGGTGCGTGATAGTCTGCATACCTGTGGCTTGGTCGGTCGACGGCATAAAGCCTAAGACGACGTGAACCGCAGTTACATCGTAGTTAGCTGAACCCGCTCCCGTACCCCGATTCCGGCAGCGACAAGTTTATATAGTAGAAAGACTAACTTAGGGTTAGCAAGCACATGCACTTACAAGAATTCGTCTCTGGAAGCGAGCGGTTCGTTCGCCACTACGCTTACGACGACGTGCACGTCATCGCCGCCGACCTCGGCACCCTCGGTTCTGAGGCGACCGTGGACGTCGCCGGCGATACCGTCATCGTCGTCCCGAGCGACGACCACGACCAGTTCGAGATAGAGGTCCCCGGTGCAGCGCGAGCGTTTATCAGAAACGGCATCCTCACTATCGAAGTGGAGGTCGATGCATGAAACTCACCGTCAAACCACTCAAACAGAAGGACGCGGGCCGCGGCCTCGCCGCCATCGACCGCGTCTCGATGCAGGAACTGGACCTGGAGAACGGCGATTACATCGAGATCAGTGGCAAGGATAATGGAAACGCCGTCGCCCGCGTCTGGCCCGGCTACCCCGAGGACCAGGGCCAGAAGGTCATCCGCATGGACGGTCGTATCCGCCAGCAGGCCAACGTCGGTATCGACGACCGCGTCGAGGTCGAGAAGGCCGACGTCAAGCCCGCCAAGAGCGTCACCGTCGCGCTCCCGCAGAACCTCCGTATCCGCGGGAACATCGGCCCGCTCGTCCGCGACAAGCTGAGCGGCCAGGCGGTCACGGGCGGTCAGACCGTCCCGTTCTCGCTCTCCTTTGGCCCCATGGCCGGGAGCGGCCAGTCCGTCCCGCTGAAGATCGCATCGACCAGCCCCTCCGGCACGGTCATCATCACCGACTCGACCGACATCCAGATCAGCGAGAAGCCCGCCGAGCAGATAAGCGGTGGCGTCAGTTCGGGCGGCCGTGAGGGCGTCCCGAACATCACCTACGAGGACATCGGTGGCCTCGACAGGGAGCTCGACCAGGTCCGCGAGATGATCGAGCTGCCGATGCGCCACCCCGAGCTGTTCAAGCAACTCGGCATCGAGCCGCCGAAGGGCGTCCTCCTGCACGGCCCGCCGGGCACCGGGAAGACGCTCATCGCGAAGGCCGTCGCCAACGAGATCGACGCACACTTCCACACCATCTCGGGCCCCGAGATCATGTCGAAGTACTACGGGGAGTCCGAGGAGCAACTCCGCGAGGTGTTCGAGGAGGCCGAAGAGAACGCCCCCGCCATCGTCTTCATCGACGAGATCGACTCCATCGCCTCCAAGCGCGGTGAGGCCTCCGGCGACGTGGAACGCCGCGTCGTCGCCCAGCTCCTCTCGCTGATGGACGGCCTCGAAGAACGCGGCCAGGTCACCGTCATCGCGGCGACCAACCGCGTCGACGCGCTCGACCCCGCCCTCCGCCGCGGTGGGCGCTTCGACCGCGAAATCGAGATCGGCGTCCCCGACAAGGAGGGCCGCCTCGAGATCATGCAGGTCCACACCCGCAGCATGCCGCTCTCGGACAGCGTGGACCTCGACCAGTACGCCGAGAACACCCACGGGTTCGTCGGCGCGGACATCGAGAGCCTCGCGAAGGAGGCCGCGATGAACGCGCTCCGGCGCATCCGGCCCGAACTCGACCTCGAACAGGAGGAGATCGACGCCGAGGTGCTGGAGAACCTGAAGGTCACCGAAGGCGACTTCAAGGACGCGATGAAGTCGGTCAAACCCTCGGCGATGCGTGAGGTGTTCGTCGAGGTTCCCGACGTCACGTGGAACGACGTCGGCGGGCTCGGAGACACCAAAGAACGCCTCCGCGAGACCATCCAGTGGCCGCTCGACTACCCCGAGGTGTTCGAGGCCATGGACCTCGAAGCCGCCCGCGGTGTCCTCATGTACGGCCCGCCGGGCACGGGGAAGACCCTGCTCGCGAAGGCCGTCGCCAACGAGGCCAACAGCAACTTCATCTCCATCAAGGGGCCGGAGCTGCTGAACAAGTACGTCGGCGAGTCCGAGAAGGGCGTCCGCGAGGTGTTCGAGAAGGCACGGTCGAACGCACCGACCGTCATCTTCTTCGACGAGATCGACTCCATCGCGACCGAACGTGGCCGCCACTCCGGTGACTCCGGCGTCGGCGAACGCGTCGTCTCGCAGCTCCTGACCGAACTCGACGGGCTCGAGGACCTGGAGGACGTCGTCGTCATCGCGACGACCAACCGCCCCGACCTCATCGACAGCGCACTCCTGCGCCCGGGCCGGCTCGACCGCCACGTCCACGTCCCCGTCCCCGACGAGGACGGCCGCGAGAAGATCTTCGAGGTCCACACGCGGAACAAGCCGCTCGCAGACGGTGTCGACCTCAGTCGGCTGGCGAAGAAGACCGAAGGCTACGTCGGCGCGGACATCCAGGCCGTCTGCCGCGAAGCCTCACTCGCCGCGACCCGCGAGTTCATCAACACGGTCTCACCCGACGACATGGACGACTCCGTCACCAACGTCCGCATCACCAAGGAGCACTTCGAGCACGCCCTCGACGAGGTCACCGCGAGCGTGACCGAGGAGACCAAAGAGCGCTACAACGAGATCGAACAGCGCTTCGGCCGGGAACAGCCCGAACTCGAAGACCGCGACATGGGTCGGACGTTCCAATAGGACCGTTAGTTCGAGGATCTTTTTCTGCGTCGGGTTTCCTCGCACGCCTTCGGCGTGCTGCGGGAACTGCTTCTTGAAAAAGCTATCGCGCAGGAGCGAAGCTCCTGCTGGATCCCAACGAGCTTCGCTCGTTGAGGACGCTAAAAAGGCTGCTCGCTTCGCTCGCAGGTGCTGCGCTTGACAACAACAGCAACAACCACTGATTCTCTCCGTCTGGGCCCGAGACTGAAACCCGCATCACACCTTGCACAAACCATTCATATCCAGCATCCGAGGTGTGGACCATGCCCTCCCGTCGCGACTACTGCAAACGAATCGCCCTCGCTGCCGGCGGTATCGGTCTCGCGGGGTGTGCAACAACCCTCTCCGACCGGACCGACCCGGCCGGCGGTCCCGGAACCGGCGACGAACCGACCACGCCAGCCAGTGACGCCGGCCCGGTCGACTGGACCGAGTTCGGCGTCGACCCGGGGAACACGGGCTTCGCACCCGGCAACACCGGCCCCGGAGACCCGTCGGTCGCGTGGACCGGCATCGGGTCGAAGGCCACGGTGAACTGTTCGCCGGCCGTCGCAGCCGGGTCGGTGTTCGTCGGCGGCGATGCTGTCTACGCGTTCGACGCCGAATCCGGCGAGCGACGCTGGCGCTACCAGACCGGGACCTTCGTCCCCTGTGCGCCGGCCGCGGTCGACGGGGTGGTCTACACCGCACACAGCGATGGGGCCGTCCTCGCCCTAGACGCGGAGACCGGCGAGGAGGTGTGGACGCACGAGACGAACCACAACCTCTGGAGCAGCGCACTCACGGTCCACGAGGGGACGGTGTACGTCGGGACCGCGGGGACCATGCCGGCAGTCGTGAGTGGTGACACCGACGAGTCGAAGGCCGGACTGTTGGTCGCGCTCGACGCCGACTCCGGCGACCGACAGTGGCGGTTCGAGGCCTCGGACTGGTTCACCGGGCCGGCCCTCGGCGACGGACTGGTTTTCGCCGGGAACGAGGAAGGGCGGTTCTACGCGGTCGACGCGGAAACTGGCCAAGAGCAGTGGCGCTGGGACGCCGAGACGTTCGCCGCACCCCCGACGTACCACGACGGGACCGTCTACGTCGGCCTCCACGGGAGCGGGGCGTGCGTCGCGCTGGACGCCGAATCCGGCGAGGTGCGGTGGCGAACCGACCTCGGCACGCCCAACGTGAAGTGCTCGCCGGCGGTCGACGGTACCCATGTCTACGTCGCCGGGAAACGCACGACCGGGGTGCTCCTGGGTGGTGGCTCGGAGTCGAGCGAGACGGCCACCACCACCACCGAGACCACGACCGCCAGCGGCCCAGCCGCCGACGGCAACTACGGCCGCCTGCAGGCGCTCTCGGTCGAGGACGGGAGCGTCACCTGGACGTACGACTCCGAGGGGGACTTCCGGTCCTCTCCCGCGGTCACCGGGGACGCGGTCTACGTCGGGAACGGTGACGGCATCGTCTCGGTCGCCCGTGAGGACGGGCGCGAGCGCTGGCGGGTCGCGTTCGGCAAGTACGTCAACTCGTCGCCGGCCGTCGTCGAGGGACGGGTCTACATCGGCTGTTCGGACGGCAACCTGTACTGTCTGGCGGACGACTCCTGACGCCGCACAGGGGCCTCGTTACGCCGGCGGACCGTACGGTTCCAGGCAGTGCCGTCTTCGGCGTCGCTTCAGCGACAGCCTCGGCAGACTCCTCACTCGTCGGTCGTGGCTCGCGGCACGGTCACCAGGATACGGTTCCCGGCCCCTTCGAGCGTATCGACGGTTACCTTCCCGTTCGAGAGTTCCACGACCCAGTAGACGAGCCACAGCCCCAGACCGCTGCTATGGTAGATGTCGTCCATCTCGTGGTCTCCCGTGAGGACGCAGGCCTCGACCTTCGGTATCTCCGGTGCGTCGTCCTCGACACACAGGGTGAGGGTGTCCTCCCCCTGTTCGATGTCGACCCAGGCTCTCGGCTCCGCACTCGCGTTGTGGGTTATCGCGTTCTCCAGGAGTTCCAGAACGGCGAGCCCGAACTCGTCGATGACCAGCGCGTCCGCATCGTTGGCGACTTCGGACTCGATGCGAGCCCCGGGGAAGCGGGACCGCAGTATCTCGATGCTTTCGGCGACGAGGCTCGCGACGTCGAGTCGCCGAGGCCTGACCGTGTCGGTGATGACGTCGATTATCTCACGTTCCTTCTCCGCGCTCGCGAGGAGTTCCTCGCCCGTCTTTCGAATCACCGCGGTGCGATTCGCCATCTCGGGGACGTCCTCTTCGATGAGTTGTGCGTTCCCCAGGATGACGCCGAGGCTGTTGCGCAGGTTGTGCCGCAGGAGGTTGTCCATCACGTACAGCTGCCGCTCTCGCCGGTATCGGTCCGTGATGTCCCGGCAGAACCCGGTCACCCTGACGACCTCGTCGCCCTCGAATATCGGCTCGCCCTGCACCCAGAGCCACGCATGATAGTCATCGTCCGGGCCGACCCGGAACTCTATCTCGACGGACTCGCCCCCTGAGAGGCGCTCCATCGCGTCCTCGACCGCTGGCACGTCATCGGGATGGATCTGTTCGAGAAACACGCTCGGGTTCGATTCGAGCGCCTCGACGGGCTGGCCCCACACCGCCTCGTACGCCGGGTTGACGAACAGCAGTTCGGACCAGTCCCTGTCGAACATCCACAGCACCTCACCGGTCGTCGAGGACAGTTCTTCCAGCCGGGTGGTGGTCTCCCTGGTCTCGCGCTGGGCTTCGATCCGGTCGGTGATACACCGCGAACTCACGACATACCCATCGAGTGAATCGTCCGTGACGTTCGACATTCGAGCCTCCAGCCACACCCAGGACCCGTCTTTCGTCAGGTGACGGTACTCCACCGTCGTCTCGGTGTAGGTCTCGTTCTGGATGGTTCGCTCGAACGCCGCTCGCACCCGCGCTGTGTCGTCCGGGTGGAGGTACTCGAACGCGTTCTGTCCGACGAGCGTCTCGGGGTCGAAGCCGAGGATTCGTCTCGCACCCTCGTTCGCGTACGTGACCTCCCCGTCCGGGTCGAGCAGGACGATCTTGTCCTGCGTGTGGTCGAGCAACACGCCGAGAGAGCCGGGTGTCGCCATTTGGATAAATGACACCGCTCAGGCAGTAAAAACCAGTACCTAATCGAGACTGGCGCGGTGAGGTTCGGGGTCACCGCTCGGACCGACGGTCAGTCGAGGTCCAGGTCCGCGAGAATCGTCTCCGCGTGCTCCTCCGGGTCGACGCCCTCGTAGGCGAGTTCGATGGTCCCTTCTTCGTCGATGACGTACGTGTTCCGGAACACGCCGTCGAAGGTGTTGCCGAACATCTTCTTCTCGCCGTAGGACTCGTAGACCGTCGAGACCTCGCCGTTCTCGTCCGAGAGGAACCGCACGGGCAGGTCGTGGTCCTCCTCGAACTTCTTGAGGTCCGAGACGGTGTCGTCGCTGACGCCGAGCACCGCGATGTCGAGGTCCTCGTAGCGGTCCCAGTTGTCGCGGAACGAGCAGGCCTGCGTGGTGCAGCCCTCGGTGTTCGCCCGGGGGTAGAAGTACAGGACGACCCGCTGGCCGTGGTAGTCTGAAAGCGCGACGGAATCGCCGTTCTGGTCGGAGAGCTCGAAGTCCGGAGCCTCCTCGCCGATGTCGAGCATAGCCTCGGGAACGAACAGGTGGATGAAGTGGATTTCGTTTTACACCGACGTGACGCCGTCGCCGACCGCCAGCGTGCCGGTCTCGACGATCTCGGCGCGCAGGCCGCCCCGGTGGACCAGCGACGAGACCGCGCCCTCCTTCGTGAGCGATTCGAGGTACGAACAGGGCTCGCACAGCTCGACACCGCGACAGACCGCGTCCCCGACCCGGAACTCCGCGTCGACGAGGTGGTTCAGGGCGACGCCGCGAGTGGTCACGTTCCGGCGATGCTCGCCCGGGTCGAGCGTGAAGTCGTGGTCGCGCTCGGCGGCTTCGAGGGCCTCGGCCTCGATGAGCGTGATACCCCGCGGCAACCCGTCCGAGAACGTCCCCGACTCGTCGAAGTAGCGGTCACCGCGCAGGCCCGCACCGGACACGGCCTCGACCGATTCGACGGACTCGACGGGTTCGCCGGATTCGCGTGCGATGTGGATAGACTCGACCGTGCCTGTCATGGCGAGACCTTGGTGAAGGGTCGCGAAAAAGCTACTCCAGTTTCTTGGCGGCGTCGCGTTCGACCAGTGGGTCGGCGTTGGCCGACGGGAGTTCGACCACGTCGTCCGCCGAGAGC from Haloarchaeobius sp. HME9146 harbors:
- the panB gene encoding 3-methyl-2-oxobutanoate hydroxymethyltransferase, with the protein product MPTTVRDVLAKSGEEPITMLTAYDAVTAEIVDERGIDMILVGDSLGNTVLGHESTLPVTVDQMASHTAAVARATENALVVADMPFLSYGHDDKESIENAGRMLKEAGAHAVKIESGPHTVELTEKMVQLGIPVQAHLGLTPQRVNQTGYARQGTSNEEAERILDLARQHEEAGAFSLVLEHVPSNVAAQVTEAIDIPTIGIGAGGDCDGQVLVVDDAVGLSDWTPSFVKEFANLREEMAGAIDQYREAVESGEFPGEEHSHVEEDLDELY
- a CDS encoding alpha/beta fold hydrolase, with translation MQTITHHGRTTAYEVSDRGGDGAPVMFVHGSGGTHHLWKSQSRLGDERPVVTLDLSGHGESEDIDADPGYETLSAYADDVLAVAEATDASVVVGNSLGGAIVLHVLLERDHDFDGVVLAGTGAKLAVLDDLREWLADDFDRAVEFLHDEDRLFHDPDPRLEELSIQGMRACGRAVTERDFLTCHEFDVRDEVDAIDGPALCLVGEHDYLTPPHYHEFLAEHIDDCELTVVEQAAHLAMLEQPEAFNAAVSTFCDRVEE
- a CDS encoding Hsp20/alpha crystallin family protein, yielding MHLQEFVSGSERFVRHYAYDDVHVIAADLGTLGSEATVDVAGDTVIVVPSDDHDQFEIEVPGAARAFIRNGILTIEVEVDA
- a CDS encoding CDC48 family AAA ATPase, with translation MKLTVKPLKQKDAGRGLAAIDRVSMQELDLENGDYIEISGKDNGNAVARVWPGYPEDQGQKVIRMDGRIRQQANVGIDDRVEVEKADVKPAKSVTVALPQNLRIRGNIGPLVRDKLSGQAVTGGQTVPFSLSFGPMAGSGQSVPLKIASTSPSGTVIITDSTDIQISEKPAEQISGGVSSGGREGVPNITYEDIGGLDRELDQVREMIELPMRHPELFKQLGIEPPKGVLLHGPPGTGKTLIAKAVANEIDAHFHTISGPEIMSKYYGESEEQLREVFEEAEENAPAIVFIDEIDSIASKRGEASGDVERRVVAQLLSLMDGLEERGQVTVIAATNRVDALDPALRRGGRFDREIEIGVPDKEGRLEIMQVHTRSMPLSDSVDLDQYAENTHGFVGADIESLAKEAAMNALRRIRPELDLEQEEIDAEVLENLKVTEGDFKDAMKSVKPSAMREVFVEVPDVTWNDVGGLGDTKERLRETIQWPLDYPEVFEAMDLEAARGVLMYGPPGTGKTLLAKAVANEANSNFISIKGPELLNKYVGESEKGVREVFEKARSNAPTVIFFDEIDSIATERGRHSGDSGVGERVVSQLLTELDGLEDLEDVVVIATTNRPDLIDSALLRPGRLDRHVHVPVPDEDGREKIFEVHTRNKPLADGVDLSRLAKKTEGYVGADIQAVCREASLAATREFINTVSPDDMDDSVTNVRITKEHFEHALDEVTASVTEETKERYNEIEQRFGREQPELEDRDMGRTFQ
- a CDS encoding PQQ-binding-like beta-propeller repeat protein; translated protein: MPSRRDYCKRIALAAGGIGLAGCATTLSDRTDPAGGPGTGDEPTTPASDAGPVDWTEFGVDPGNTGFAPGNTGPGDPSVAWTGIGSKATVNCSPAVAAGSVFVGGDAVYAFDAESGERRWRYQTGTFVPCAPAAVDGVVYTAHSDGAVLALDAETGEEVWTHETNHNLWSSALTVHEGTVYVGTAGTMPAVVSGDTDESKAGLLVALDADSGDRQWRFEASDWFTGPALGDGLVFAGNEEGRFYAVDAETGQEQWRWDAETFAAPPTYHDGTVYVGLHGSGACVALDAESGEVRWRTDLGTPNVKCSPAVDGTHVYVAGKRTTGVLLGGGSESSETATTTTETTTASGPAADGNYGRLQALSVEDGSVTWTYDSEGDFRSSPAVTGDAVYVGNGDGIVSVAREDGRERWRVAFGKYVNSSPAVVEGRVYIGCSDGNLYCLADDS
- a CDS encoding PAS domain S-box protein yields the protein MATPGSLGVLLDHTQDKIVLLDPDGEVTYANEGARRILGFDPETLVGQNAFEYLHPDDTARVRAAFERTIQNETYTETTVEYRHLTKDGSWVWLEARMSNVTDDSLDGYVVSSRCITDRIEAQRETRETTTRLEELSSTTGEVLWMFDRDWSELLFVNPAYEAVWGQPVEALESNPSVFLEQIHPDDVPAVEDAMERLSGGESVEIEFRVGPDDDYHAWLWVQGEPIFEGDEVVRVTGFCRDITDRYRRERQLYVMDNLLRHNLRNSLGVILGNAQLIEEDVPEMANRTAVIRKTGEELLASAEKEREIIDVITDTVRPRRLDVASLVAESIEILRSRFPGARIESEVANDADALVIDEFGLAVLELLENAITHNASAEPRAWVDIEQGEDTLTLCVEDDAPEIPKVEACVLTGDHEMDDIYHSSGLGLWLVYWVVELSNGKVTVDTLEGAGNRILVTVPRATTDE
- the bcp gene encoding thioredoxin-dependent thiol peroxidase, coding for MLDIGEEAPDFELSDQNGDSVALSDYHGQRVVLYFYPRANTEGCTTQACSFRDNWDRYEDLDIAVLGVSDDTVSDLKKFEEDHDLPVRFLSDENGEVSTVYESYGEKKMFGNTFDGVFRNTYVIDEEGTIELAYEGVDPEEHAETILADLDLD
- a CDS encoding MOSC domain-containing protein; translation: MTGTVESIHIARESGEPVESVESVEAVSGAGLRGDRYFDESGTFSDGLPRGITLIEAEALEAAERDHDFTLDPGEHRRNVTTRGVALNHLVDAEFRVGDAVCRGVELCEPCSYLESLTKEGAVSSLVHRGGLRAEIVETGTLAVGDGVTSV